TTCAAAGCCATGCTTCTGGATGATTGGCTTGTTTGTGATGTTGACAGATGACGAGATGAGTGCTTACTCATAAACAGCAGTTACAATTTTCTTCTGTGGGCCGCCGTCTTCACTGGATCCCACTTTGAAGATTTTTGTACCCTCAGGGTCATCGGGTCCTTCATGTGATGACAGGATCCAAAATCTCATGACGATATAGCAAAACTTCCTACctgcaagaaaaaaagacagaaatcagagTCCGTCCTGCTGTTCATATCACTTCCTCATCCCATGTTCTGATTTCACAAACTGACCATACTGATCAAAGACGACAGAGATGTCCTCTGGAAGCACAAATACAATATCATCCGTTTGGACACCGAGCTGCTTCCTCTGAGCATCAGTGAGAGACCCACACCTCTTCTCAACATATTCCAAcatctggaaggaaaaacaagacgatcattactaaaaaaaagactgaaagtgggaaaaaaaagtcttaatttgacataaatactaaatgttagatttttttaacaCTAACAGTTTGATACAGTCCTGTACTGTCTGTGTGAGACCGTCTCAACAAagtcagctttttttaaatacaccttTGTTATGTCTTTGATGTGTTACCTCATTGGACACTATCCCCTTTAGCTCATGATATCTGCCGTTGGACATCTTGTTGGAGACATGAACCAAGGCCTGGAATGGATGAGGAACAAAAAGGTGGCTTATTCTCTTTAACCACAGTATTTAATAAAAAGCCGCGATTCCTGATGGTacaagtgtgtgtttgcatcttTAAAACGGGTTTACAACCTGCCATGTTGCCTCAGGCTGGGTAATaaccagaaaaataaataaatacacaatctTAAAAGTCTCTAGTTGAAACTGTAactgctctgctgctttcagtcGTGTTATGTGTTCTTCATTAGCACAATGAACCTGCCCAGTTTTCACCTTGGCAGGTTCATTCAGTAGGGGTGGTTGTAGCTCAGATAGAAGAGCAGGTcatccactaatcagaaggttggtggttcaatccctggctgtgTGTGCATTCACTGAAGGTGGAAAGCATTTGTTTATGGGGGGAatgctttttttggggggggggacaagCACATGTGGGACAACACTGCTATTAAAAAAGTAAAGCTGAAGATAAACAGGCGGATGAAGGTCACGTGATGTGATGCAAACTTTAGCACAGAGCAAAATGTTATTTAGCGAGGTATAGTTTAATGTGGTGTTGTCCCACCTACGTTATCCAATCCATGACCTCTTGATGTATCAGATGTAAACGTGTATTTACTACTAAAGGTAACTCTTTCAAACAATGGTCCATATGAAGCATGAAAaatttgctttttattattgACAGTACTGATGAAAAAGTAAAACGGCCTGTCGGTATTTACCTGCTTCACACCTCTTTCAAACTCCTCAGAGTTGACGTCTAACTCAAAGTACAGATCAAGTGCAAACATGATGACCTTACACCTGATCCATGTGATCGGGTCTGGAATGCCGACCACGGAGATAGCGGGCCGGCGGCCGGAGCTCTCCTTGGGCCCGTCAGCTCCATGCTGCGAGCAGAACAGTCTGTGTTTCACACCGGCGAACACGAGCCTCCGGCCCGGCGCCACGGTGTAAAGACGCACGGAACGCACAACCGGACCGTCCCACTGCCGGTGCGCAGCCGGCTGCTTGCAGCTGTTCTTGCGGGCACAGACCCCCGCTGTACAGGCCACGAGGCCGCCGAACTCCCGGCATGCGGCGAGGCTGCTGATCCGCTGCATCAGAGCGGGAAGGACACAGCGTTAAGGCTCCGTGTCCACCACAGACCGGGGC
The DNA window shown above is from Astatotilapia calliptera chromosome 11, fAstCal1.2, whole genome shotgun sequence and carries:
- the LOC113032775 gene encoding m-AAA protease-interacting protein 1, mitochondrial, with the protein product MQRISSLAACREFGGLVACTAGVCARKNSCKQPAAHRQWDGPVVRSVRLYTVAPGRRLVFAGVKHRLFCSQHGADGPKESSGRRPAISVVGIPDPITWIRCKVIMFALDLYFELDVNSEEFERGVKQALVHVSNKMSNGRYHELKGIVSNEMLEYVEKRCGSLTDAQRKQLGVQTDDIVFVLPEDISVVFDQYGRKFCYIVMRFWILSSHEGPDDPEGTKIFKVGSSEDGGPQKKIVTAVYEFHRELTRGASSDWTVTTVWHWHWKLAE